The sequence below is a genomic window from Longimicrobiales bacterium.
GAGCAGCGCGCGTTCCCGTTCATCCTCCGGTACCAGCGCTGGCGCATCGCTCATGCGGCGTGACCCCACGTCATCCGTTCATCCTCTGCCGACGCCCTGGCGAGCGCCCCCATGCCGCACCTTCGAGCAGCCGGAGCTGCGCCTCGACGTTGGTTCGCAGCCGACCCACCGTTTCACCATCGGACGCCGGTACCACCTCGTCGTCCAGTCGCTGGCTCAGCAACGACGCCGCGTTCTGCAGTGCGCGACGCGCGCCGGTATGCTCACCGGTCCGGTTCAGTGCGAGTGCAAGCGTGAGATGGGCGACGACCAGCGAACGATCGAGGTACAGCGCGCGCCGCGCCGCTGCCGCCGCATCTCCCGGCTGTCCTGCCTCGACCAGCAGCAGCGCATGCAGGTACAGCAGCTCGGCAGAGTCGCGGTGCCGCTCCAGCGCGGCTGCACTCGCTTTTCCTGCCGCCGCCAGGTCACCCATGTTCGCGAGTGAGCGAACGCGCAGCACGCGCACGTCCGCGGTGTCGTGTGCCGCGAGCCGCGCGGCGGCCAGTGCGGCCGCACGGCCGTAGTCCCGCGCTGCGTACGCCGCCAGCAGGTCGGCCGGCACGTCCGAACCCGTGACAGCGGCCGCGCGCGCGTGGGCATCCTGGTCCAGCGCACTCACGCCAGTTTCCGCGGCTGCCTCGGTCGGAGCCGCGCCTTTTGCAGGCGCAGACACTTCGTCCGGCGCATGTGCACGGTCCGCGTCGCTCGTCGACGACGCCTCGAGCCATGCATCCATGGCGTCGACGGACCCGGCGTCATCGGCCGTGATGGCTTCGTACCCGGCGGGCGCATCCCATCCACCGACCGCCGCTCGTCCCGTCTTTCGTCCGCTACGGCGGCGGTACACCAGCCCTGCGGGCGTGAGCTCGACCTCGCAGTCCACCAGCTCGCTGATCGCCGGGTCGGACGCGCCCAGCATGAGCCAGCCATCGTCCGACAGCGAATCGATCAGCCGCTGCGCCACGCGCGCGATCGTGGCATTGTCGAAGTAGATCAGGACATTACGGCAGAGGATGAGGTCGAATCCCCAGATGCCCGCAGTCAGCGAAGGGTAGCGATCCTCGGCAAGGTTGAGGTAGCGGAAATCGACCGACTCGCGGTATTTGGGACGCAGCACATAGCGCTTCCCTGATCGCGTGAAGTACCGCTCGACCGTTTCCGCGTCCACTCCGCGCAGCGCCCACTGGGTGTAGCTCGCCGCACGCGCGGCGGCCAGCCGCACCCGCGAGATGTCCGTGCCCAGAACCGTCGCACGTCGCAGCCCGAGCTGGGCGGCCACGATCGCGAGCGAGTATGCCTCCTCGCCCGCCGCACACCCCGCGCTCCAGAGCCGGATCGGCGCATCCCCGCGCAGCGCCGCAATACCCGGCAGGATCTCCTCGCGCAGCAGCCGGAACTGGCCCGGGTCGCGGAAAAAGTAGGACTCGCCGATCGTGAGGCTGGCAATCAGCTCATCCCTTGCGGCGGTCTCACCGGCAAGCAGCTCGCGCAGCCGCGCGTCCGACGTCGTGTCGTCGAGCGCCTCGCCCAGCGCACGCTCGAGATCCGCCTGCCGCGAGGGGGGAAAGGTGAGCCCCGTCTGCTCCGCGATCAGCGTGGCAAGCTGCGCGTACTCCGGCCGCGACCATCCCATCAGCGAGCCCCCGGCCGGATCTCAGGCCCACACAACCCACGCTGCAGCGGGCTGCTCATGCCTCACCGAGCGCCGCAAGCGCAGCATCGAGCGACTCCGCTTCCGCCTGCCGCAGCAGCGCCTCGGGGTCCTGCAGCAGCACCAGCCCCTCGGCCGTGCGCGCCACGCCCGCCACCTCCAGCGCACCGTGCGTCAGCCGCGAGGAGTCCACGACATCAACGGAATCCAGCTCTTCCAGCCAGTGCACGCTGTCCGCCCGTAACGCGACCATCCGCTCGCCCGTCCACACCAGCACCAGCGACTGCGAGGCTCGCAGCGCGCGCGGCGGCAGGCCGAAGCGTCTGCCCAGGTCGATGACAGGAGTCACCGCGCCGCGCACGTCGATCACGCCGTCGATGATCGCGGGTGAGCCCGGCAGCGGCGTCACGGCTACCGCACGCTGCACCTCGCGCACGTGCGTCAGCGGCACGGCGCAGCGCAGGTCGCCAACGTCGAAACGCAGAACCTCGTTACGTTCGTCCGGATTCATCGGGCCCGTCAGAGAGTCGCTACCCGGCCCCGTCGGCCGTGCCGCTACGGCTCATGCAAAGGCGGGGCCGGACCAGTTCCGCCGCTAACGGCGGAACTGGTAGGCGAGCTTCAGGAAGAGGCCGTCGTCGAGCCGCTCGACGCCACGGAAGCGGAACGCCTCAGCGTCGTGCAGCGTGGCGCCGTAGCCGAGATAGGCGATGATGCCCGGCCGCGGCTCGTAGGCGGCGAGCAGGTCGACGCGCATGCCGTTGAGGTCCTGGGCCGGGACTGGCTCCAGGGCACCCGCGAGGCGCAGCGGCTCGCCGGTGCGGGCGTCCAGCAGCGCGGCGCGGCGCTCGGCGCGGTACTCGCCCACGCCGCGCAGGAAGAAGGCGCGCGTCGGCTGGAACTCGACGAGGACGCGCGGGATGATCGTGCGGGCGAACTCGGAGTCGTCACGGTCGCGCCAGAGCTGCTCCCAGGCACCGGTCAGCAGCACGCGCAGCGAGTTGGTCGGACGGAGCGTGAGGTCGAGCTGTGCGGCGCGGCCGTACCCTTCGGAGCCCTCGGGGAAGATCGCGACGCGGCCGGCCTCGAGCTGCAGCCCCGCCTCGAAACGCTGCCAGGTCGGTGTCTCCATGCCGGCCTCGAACTGGAAGCCGCTCACGTCGGACAGCGGCTGGTACGGCTCGACGATGTCGTCGCGCAGCAGGCGCAGATTCGAGTAATCGGCGGGATCGAGATGCACGAAGGCACGGGAAACGGACCCGCTCAGCTGCCATCCGCCACGCAGGCGCACGTCGAGGTTGACGTCTTCGTCGCCTTCGATCGCACCGTCGTTCAGGAAGCCGTCGTACGTCCAGATCCGGTTCGGCCCGAAGAACACCTGCGCCGTCTCGACGCCGCCTCCCGGCTCGCCGTACCAGGTGAGGCGGTTGAACGCGCGTGCGCTGACGATACCGGTGCGGTTGACGAAGCCCGCATCGGAACGGAACTCGTCGTCGTAGCCGGTCAGGTTGTAGTTGAAGCCCCAGCTCCGACCGGTGCGGTCCAGCTCGGCGTGCCAGATGGTGCCGAAGTCGCTGCTGCCGTCGAAGCCGCGGCTCCACGCGCCGCCCGCCTGTGCCTCGAAGTAGTACATGCCGCCGAACACGTAGCGGACGTCGGCCGCAGCAACGCGGTTGTAGACGTCGCCATCGAGCTCCGTGCGATCGGTGAAGACCAGCCCGGCGAGGGAGTTGGCGCCGAAGTCGGTGCGCAGGCGCGTGATGTTGAAGAGCGCGTCGGGTGCTTCGCCGAAGCCCTCATCGACCGCCGTGAGGTGTGCAATGCCGAGCGGCCCGACCTTGCCGCTCACCTTGCCCCCTGCAATGGGGTCGGCGATGCGACGGGTGTAGACGAGCTGGTTCGGCGTGGCGAACAGCTCGATGCCTTCCAGGAAGAAAGGCCGCTTTTCCGGGAAGAACAGCGCGAAGCGCTCGTTCACGGTGACCTGCGTCGCGTCGGACTCGACCTGGCTGAAGTCCGGGTTGACCGTGGCATCGAGCGAGAGGTTGCTGAAGCCGAGTCGCAGGTTCACGCCGAACTCGGGATCCGGATCCTCGCGCTCGAACGCGCCGGTCAGCGGATCGCGCGTGCC
It includes:
- a CDS encoding protein-glutamate O-methyltransferase CheR gives rise to the protein MGWSRPEYAQLATLIAEQTGLTFPPSRQADLERALGEALDDTTSDARLRELLAGETAARDELIASLTIGESYFFRDPGQFRLLREEILPGIAALRGDAPIRLWSAGCAAGEEAYSLAIVAAQLGLRRATVLGTDISRVRLAAARAASYTQWALRGVDAETVERYFTRSGKRYVLRPKYRESVDFRYLNLAEDRYPSLTAGIWGFDLILCRNVLIYFDNATIARVAQRLIDSLSDDGWLMLGASDPAISELVDCEVELTPAGLVYRRRSGRKTGRAAVGGWDAPAGYEAITADDAGSVDAMDAWLEASSTSDADRAHAPDEVSAPAKGAAPTEAAAETGVSALDQDAHARAAAVTGSDVPADLLAAYAARDYGRAAALAAARLAAHDTADVRVLRVRSLANMGDLAAAGKASAAALERHRDSAELLYLHALLLVEAGQPGDAAAAARRALYLDRSLVVAHLTLALALNRTGEHTGARRALQNAASLLSQRLDDEVVPASDGETVGRLRTNVEAQLRLLEGAAWGRSPGRRQRMNG
- a CDS encoding chemotaxis protein CheW, with translation MNPDERNEVLRFDVGDLRCAVPLTHVREVQRAVAVTPLPGSPAIIDGVIDVRGAVTPVIDLGRRFGLPPRALRASQSLVLVWTGERMVALRADSVHWLEELDSVDVVDSSRLTHGALEVAGVARTAEGLVLLQDPEALLRQAEAESLDAALAALGEA
- a CDS encoding DUF5916 domain-containing protein → MFLIFALMQAQAPQPAPTVEIPRIAEEIVVDGVLDEPAWSQAAVLSGFRQYEPVDGRPAEERTEVLVWYAPDAIHFGVRAWDSRPDAIRATRADRDNVGSEDHVVIYLDTFNDRRRAFFFGANALGVQMDGVRTEGAASAGRAFGGSTDDSPDYIFDTAGRLTDEGYVVEFRIPFKSLRFPGTEVQSWGLQVERTVQRTGYKDTWTDVRRASASFLLQAGTIAGLHDLERGVVVEVQPFMTASADGTRDPLTGAFEREDPDPEFGVNLRLGFSNLSLDATVNPDFSQVESDATQVTVNERFALFFPEKRPFFLEGIELFATPNQLVYTRRIADPIAGGKVSGKVGPLGIAHLTAVDEGFGEAPDALFNITRLRTDFGANSLAGLVFTDRTELDGDVYNRVAAADVRYVFGGMYYFEAQAGGAWSRGFDGSSDFGTIWHAELDRTGRSWGFNYNLTGYDDEFRSDAGFVNRTGIVSARAFNRLTWYGEPGGGVETAQVFFGPNRIWTYDGFLNDGAIEGDEDVNLDVRLRGGWQLSGSVSRAFVHLDPADYSNLRLLRDDIVEPYQPLSDVSGFQFEAGMETPTWQRFEAGLQLEAGRVAIFPEGSEGYGRAAQLDLTLRPTNSLRVLLTGAWEQLWRDRDDSEFARTIIPRVLVEFQPTRAFFLRGVGEYRAERRAALLDARTGEPLRLAGALEPVPAQDLNGMRVDLLAAYEPRPGIIAYLGYGATLHDAEAFRFRGVERLDDGLFLKLAYQFRR